Below is a window of Aptenodytes patagonicus chromosome 15, bAptPat1.pri.cur, whole genome shotgun sequence DNA.
GGCAGCTAAGGGTGAAAAAGACACCTCCATCAGCTCATCCATACCTGCGAAAGAGATAATCACATTTATGTTAGAATTCTAGTTCTTAAGAGGAAATCTTGCACAAAATCATCTACAGGACCTGtgaaggactgtcgtggtttaacctcagcagggaatgaaaatattttactcacaATGCTCTTCCTTGTTCAGGAAGACTCTTTAAATACACAGCATTTTGCAGTgagcatgcacaaacacacaagGGTAAGTACTTCAGCTAGTCTGAAGTTTCTGAAAACTCCCCACTACACAGTcacaaaataaatctgaagtagAGTTTTGGAGCCCTGACTCAGCCCGTTTGCTTTTGGAAAGCAACTTAATTTGACTGGCAACTTCCAGTCCTGGAACACAACTTTGCAGTAAGCTTAAACCTCTGAAAGGAACCTAATATATAAGTATTTTCTAGTAGCATCTTTGCAACAATTAAGTAATTGTAGGGAACTCCACATGTAAAGCATTTTACCTGCAATAGAATCCACAAAATAGTgaaatttccttttgaaaatatcaAGGGTGTGCTCCAGGACCTGATGATAATTTGCTTTACCCAGAGCTATTAAGTTGAGTTGCTTCTCTACAGCACTGCGGATCGTAGGAAGAACCAGTTCTGCATCTAACAGAAAACCAGAGACAACAgcaacagagaagcagcaatgaAAGATCAAAAAATGGGCGTAGGAAACTGTCCATAAGTAAACTGGCATCAGTTTTAATTATCATAGTCTTTGGAATTAGTAATACTTTCCTAGATGCATTATTTCAGACAGAAATGCTACTTATACAGTGACAACAGCTCTTGAcatactgaaggaaaaagaaggtaaGAGGATGGAAAGGGAAGAGCATTGAACTGACCTATTTTGTAATAACCATGAACCAGAACAATGCCAAGGTTTGTAGGCTTTAGTCTCCGACCACTCTCCACTGTGACATAGTTTCGCTGGCAAATGTTGTTAATGTGGACTGGAATACTTGCATCAGTTCCTGccacacaaaggaaaacaatataTCCatccagaacaaaacaaagttttcttcGAATTACTCATTTCTGACTTCTCTGGTTTTATGTCAAATTATAGCGCTCCTGAGACTGCTTAAAATTCAGATACCTTTTTACTGTTATCCAACTTCCAGTGGATAACTTCTCTCTCTAGTAACTCTTATGTCCTTTGCACTTCTGAGAAGTCTGAAACATTATGTTTTAACCTTAATTCTTTCACCTATTCCAAGGAATTACTATTGGGAAGACACCTATTCTCACAATCACTTATTCTGGAAAAACACAGTGGAGTAAGAGACTATGTTTGCTTTGACTGGACAAATTTATGAAAATGCATCAAAGGAAAcaagtcagattaaaaaaaacaagtagtATTGTGGTAAATTGAGTAATAAGATATATAAGGACTACTGGAGCCAGCAAAGCTGAAGCAAGCTCCAAAGGAAATAATTCCTAAGAATGGGGAGGTGCATTCTTCCACACAACATCAGCTCTTTCTGACAGAGAAGCGACAAGGATGTATTATGAAAGGGTACTGCTTTGGCCAGAAACTAGGCATAAGGATAAGAAAGGGAAAGGAACGTGGAGGAAGAGACAATCTACAATCTGCTAAGAGGTGCTACAGGCATTGTggcttgaagggaaaaaagagattgTTACTGTACCTATTCAAATGAATACTGAAAGGTCATTACCGACAGAGATAGTTCAGAGGAGCAATTCAGACTCTTTGCACTCTTGGTGGATGTATTACAGGATAATGTAAGTTAAGCAAGTTCCTACCAATGCCATGCTTTTCCATCAGAGTGATAAGTTCTGCTTCTGTCAGATAATCAGGAGGACTGGTCTGCTTTTCCAGCAATTTTATTTCACCAATTGGAAAAAGATCTCCTTTCTCACAGTGGGGAAGGCTCTCTTCTAATGGGATGCTGTGCCACGGCATAATTTCTGTGAACCCTGGAGgtaaggaaacaaacaaacaaaaataatgagaGCTTATCTTCACAGCTTTCAAAAGGCCAAGGtatatatttctaattttaacaTGGGCCACATTATACAGATCAAAGTTAAGAGGCTGTCTGCCATACCATGCAGAAAATATCTAAGGCAATACAGTATCACAAGATGGTATCTGCTGCTACATTGCGTCAAATCTATTTTGCATGTGACTTGAGTCAAGTTGATGtatgaaaaaaagtaaatgctttcCTTGAATGAAAGCACAGTGCCAGAATGGATAGGAagagtttcttaaaaaaaaagaaatacaaatagtAAGTCATATTAATGTAATAAGGACTATTGGGCCAGCTCACCATAAAAATCTCAGTGGTGGTGCTACATTCATTTTACAGGGgcccaagaaaaaaaagtttgcctttgTGTAATTTAACCCTCAAAAGGCGTTTGCTGTCTATAAAAAGACTGGTCTTCACATGGGCAAATGTGGCATTAAATCTTTGAGACTACTACatgaaaaataagactttttctATTGTAATTGAAGTATGGAAATGAAGACAAAGATTTGGTCTCTGGTCTTGATAGCTcaaaaaatgtcttcaaaattgtACTTGCCCCCAAAGCTTCACTTTTATATGCATTCAATGTAttagtggggaagaaaaaaaaaaaatctgtagctaACTACTTACTCCCTGATTTGTCTTACCTGGCGAAGTTACCACTTTTCCGATACACGTAAAACATTCAGGGCCAATACTGAAAGAAATGGTGGTTTGTAGGTACTTGCAATCAGCGCTGACAGTGGCAATGAAATGCCTAGTTATATACTCATATAGTCGCCATCCATCTCCACCTGAGGATAAACAACATCTTACCCACAAAACTCAAGTCCTGCAGCTGTACGTAAAACCTGCACTAAAAGGTACCAGATTTCCACAGGTATCACAGGAAGAACTGGTacctaaaagaaaataacattcaaaAGTCCATCCAGTTTCCCCTTAAAAATTTCCTGCCTATAGAATCGTCATGTCATACAGACATGAGCTGCATGCAGATGCTCTTGGAGAAGGACTGGCAATTTCACCAGCCCATCTCCCAGTTTTGCAATGTGTTTGAATGAGACGATAAAGTAGAAAagacttttcttctttgcttaaaaacaaaacaaagaagagagacatatgaacaaaaataaaatgatctACTGCTTAGTGCCACTGGAGACCACACCCTAATCTAAAACCTAAAATGGGATTCTAGTGGCAACTGCCACACTGGTCAGCTTGAAGTCCTGCAACAGATCACTCTAAAAATACTACCTATTAACACTAATATAGGTTAAATTTCAAAGCAAAGTTTCCATATTCACAATCTACAGATAGGAAATCTAATAGTCAAAAGGTTACACCGCCATGAACAGCTTCTAATTCGTAGTCCTGTGCTTTGCATATTTCATCTTGCTGtgtacataaagaaaaaaaatcttacacagCCATTCAGTATCCCATACAATTAGTcaaaattttaaagcatttgtttttctatcAGAGATTATTTTACTGATTCATGAAAAACAGAAGTTATCAGTTTCCTACAACAATCTTTAGCTATTCCTAATAAACAATACAATACATTCACTACACTTTCTTACAACCTTAAAATCCTTTTTTGAGGGATCACAGTGTACAGAAAGTcaaacattacatttttatataaaccCGACAAACCATAGAGactaaattaaaatgcagttgaAGTTTGACTTTCAAGcacaaaaatacaataaaattgcAATACTTGGAAGCTACTATTCTGCGGCAAATTTCTCCTAGTGAAAGTAGGCATTAAGTTCTTAAGTTGGCTATTCCTTTTCCTTAGCAGTACTATGGTCCCTAGGATCAATTACTGAATAGCAGACCAGTTCTGAACTTCACTGTCACCAGAAGTTTAAGTTAGGATAAAGATTGCTCTCTCTTCACTTCCTACTATTCAAATAattgtattttctgttgaaaCTCAGGGATTTTCAAACTGGCTCCTATACCCCAAGGAACTAATTTCCTCACATAGTGTTCCAACACTACTGAATCTGCCTATACCTAATTCTGCTTCTGTTGCAGCTCTCATTGGAGTGATGGGAGGATGGTCTCCCGCATCATGGCCTTTCCTTGGACGATTAATGCCTTCTGATAGCAATGCTTTTACCTGggtgaaggaagagagagaaaacaggctGGCTGAAGTGGGTAACAGGTCTCTCTTAGCAGGTTAAGAAACTTTTCAGATCAAATCCATGAGAATACAACATccataaataaaagcaattacagGTATTTATTGTTTCTGAAGACCTATAGGCCAAGTAAGATACATTCTAAAACACAGACTAGAGAATGATCTGTTAGTACAGGTTTTGCTTCATATACTCACAGTTTCTGCCCAGTAAGGATTATTGGCTTGTTGCCTCAAACATCCTTTCAAGTCAAAGTTTTCTGGATAATGGGTAGTTTCTGTTCGAGGGTAGCTAATATAACCCTGAGTATAAAGACGCTCTGCTATTTGCATGGCATGTTGTGGACCCATTCCTAAGATGGgataggagaaaacaaaaatcatcTACACATCACTGTGATTATGATTTGTTTGCTGCATCTGAAAGTATACCTtatcaaagcatttaaataaatcatgGTTTGTCCTTTCCGTAAGACTTTCGTCACCTTTATCTTACCCAACATTTTACTTTTGACAAGCTTTCTAAACTTGATCCTTCCCCCAAAATGATGTATTATAGGGAGAGGATGGTATCAATCTATATTTGATATGTCCTTGATTATTTCGTCTGAgaagccaaaatattttgctttaaaacagtatgaaaatCTGAACTTTTTACACATACCTAAAGCAGCACTGGCCACTCGTAGCATTTCTACCGTGTTCAGAGCCAGTGGTCTCTGCTTCACCTTCTCTTTTTTACTCACAGATTCTACCtagaaaatagcattttcccAGTAAAAGTTTTGAAGTTTGGTAACTGGTAAATGTGTAATTTCAATCACATCTATAAACATGTGGCATACCTACCATTATCTATTCTTGTcatatctgttttgttttcttaaaacagtaaccactaatatatttttactttaggAAATCTGGCTGGAGATAATTTTACCAAATTCTAAAGTTACAGTCCTAAGGCCTGTAACTGTGAGCGCAGCAAGGTAGCTTATTGCTATCTTTACTTCCCATTTACCTCAGCAGCACGTACTTTCAGTGCTACAAGGATTTAGTGCTTATTCCAAGTAATGGTCCTAACTATAAAgatcctgatttttaaaagcttcatgcAGTCTTTGAACCTTGATGGCTATAAGCATTTAAATTCAAACATACCGTCAAACAAGTATTGAACTGAGCAGAATTAGAAGTTAATTGGCTATAAAGACTGTACCATACACatgattaaaaatttaaatgcagGAATATTGCCATATAAGTAATTAAATTCTGATTTATACAATGTCTCATGGGAAATAAGAGGTCTGCTTGGAGAGATCTGAACAGTATTTCTTAGCAGGTTTAGTAATGAAGACTTCCTATCACGAGTGATGATCATTTCCAAAGTCAGTATTAAGAAGCGGTTTCTGCCGAGATGACCACACTAGCATAATATgaactacaataaaaaaaatctcttgcccTTAATTCTCATATGAAACATGGCTCTACTGATACTTAGTAAGTATTATTACCTTTGCTTCTTTTGCCATCTTTGTTATATTCAGGAACATTTGAGCAATTTCACGATCAAACACCCTCACTCTATCCCAATCCAAAGTGAGAGAACTTTCTTTTTCAGGGTTCACCTATTggaccggggaaaaaaaaaattaattcccacCAACTCTATTACTAGAAGTGTGAGAATGCACATTTCCAACAATAATGCAATAAGCAAATACTGTTAATACCTGTACTAGGACACAAGTGCCCCAAACATGCAGTTGCATTCTTTTTCACAGGGGCTTTTGAGAAAGAAGGAGTACTTTGAGTTCTGGGCTCAGGGGGAATGACTGGAATTATTCCTGCAGTTAACTgaaatacttttcttatttttagtgtTGGGAACAGTAAAGGCTGAAATGGGCAGAAATTCAAAGTTTACCATTTTGATTTAGCAAAATCAATCATTTGTATTAAATTGTAACTAGGTCATGTTTCAAGTCCCGTgtacaaaaataaatgtgaagcAACCAATATGAGAGAGCACAAAACTCTCTGAAAACAGGCACCAACTATTTCTAGCATGACACGAGACACATCAGAAAAGAGATGACAATAGAaaccagatttcatttttttttattttaaaatctaaaagtgGCAACTTTTTACCATCTATcccttatttgtttaaaaaatccTTGTGATCACAAGCAGTAAAACCATGTTGGTTTGCTCTCAGAGCTTGGACAGCAGCGAGGCTATAAAACTGCTATAAGCTGCCAAAGTATTCAGAGGATTCAATTGCCAATTAACACAATgagcattttatttgctttaaaattccaATACTGAGCAATGCCAATGTTTGTTGGCAGCCTAATTAATTCCTGGATTCAAATTAACAACATAGTCAGTCCAAGGACCCCagggaacaaaagaaaaccattttaagTAGTCTTTTTGGCCGAGTCTAAGCTTAGATGGTTAGCACTAAAGAATTCTTATAAGCAGCAGACAATAACCACTTTAACACAAAACTGACATCCCAGAATCTGTTCTTGAGAGAGTGGTGACACACATGTGAACTGAATGAGAACAGATGAGTAAATTGTAGGCATTGTGAATGCTCGTCAGCAGCTACAAATTTAtgaatgaacaaaatgaaaatataaatgcatttctttggtAAAAATATATGTTCCTCATATACAAACAAGTATTGTAAAACTTACTTTAGCTTGCAACACCCAGTAAGTCTCAGGCTTAAATGACTGGATTTTGTCATGCCTTTCAACACAGAATCCAAGTGTTGGGGTCTGACACGGACCAAAGGAGATGAGGGAGCTGTCTAAATTCCCGTATTTCCCCTGAAAATACTTAGTCTGAAACctaagagaggggggaaaaaaaaaccaaaacaggaacAAGTACATTAATATCCTCATTcccatgaaaaacaaaagtttaCATTAACTTATACACACAAATATGAGTAATCTATTAAATCACTCAGGCATTAGGAAAAAAGCATTCTGAGATATATCATCTCTTACAGCTAATTAAGTCATAATTACTTTGCCTCACTGAATCCTGTTTATTCCCAAAGAAATGTGGGAGAACATCATAAAATAAGATCATACCATAGTTGCTGATAGTACTTTACCTAGCTCAAAGCCATaacacaattttttatttctttttatttgtctgtacATAAAATTGTTCAGTTTGGTGCTGAGCAGAATTAGCCACTAGAGTTCCGAGACATATTTTGTGGATGAAGCAGTATTCCTGAACCTTTCATAGAACTATCTGTAATCTATGCTGTCACCTTGTAAACGCACAGCCAATTCTAAGATCCAGCTCCTGGCGGGCATCCACTGAAAGAGCTTCATTGCGATTGGGTTCTCCTAAGTGATTCATGGCATTGCAGATGTCTGTGTCAGTAATAGAACTGAATTTAGCTCTATAAATCGTCCTTTCGGTGCTACGAGGTTTGTTCATTACAGGAAGAACAGCATCAAGAACCTAATGAAGatcagaaacatattttaagagTATTTGAAAGGTACGGGCTTAAgtcagtttttctttctaaagaaaaaaccctactcTCCACAAAATATTTGCTGATATGTAACTACTTTCTTAATTCAGTAAGATGTCATGCCAATACACTAACT
It encodes the following:
- the TOP3B gene encoding DNA topoisomerase 3-beta-1, whose translation is MKTVLMVAEKPSLAQSIAKILSRGNMSSRKGLNGACSVHEYTGSFVGQSAHFKMTSVCGHVMTLDFIGKYNSWDKVDPAELFSKAPTEKKEANPKLTMVKFLQVEGRGCDCIVLWLDCDKEGENICFEVLDAVLPVMNKPRSTERTIYRAKFSSITDTDICNAMNHLGEPNRNEALSVDARQELDLRIGCAFTRFQTKYFQGKYGNLDSSLISFGPCQTPTLGFCVERHDKIQSFKPETYWVLQAKVNPEKESSLTLDWDRVRVFDREIAQMFLNITKMAKEAKVESVSKKEKVKQRPLALNTVEMLRVASAALGMGPQHAMQIAERLYTQGYISYPRTETTHYPENFDLKGCLRQQANNPYWAETVKALLSEGINRPRKGHDAGDHPPITPMRAATEAELGGDGWRLYEYITRHFIATVSADCKYLQTTISFSIGPECFTCIGKVVTSPGFTEIMPWHSIPLEESLPHCEKGDLFPIGEIKLLEKQTSPPDYLTEAELITLMEKHGIGTDASIPVHINNICQRNYVTVESGRRLKPTNLGIVLVHGYYKIDAELVLPTIRSAVEKQLNLIALGKANYHQVLEHTLDIFKRKFHYFVDSIAGMDELMEVSFSPLAATGKPLSRCGKCHRFMKYIQAKPSRLHCSHCDDTYSLPQNGTIKLYKELRCPLDDFELVLWSSGSRGKSYPLCPYCYNHPPFRDMKKGMGCNECTHPTCQHSLSMLGIGQCVECENGVLVLDSTSGPKWKMACNKCNVIVHFFENAHKVRVSPETCDLCDAALVDVDFNKAKSPLPGDETQHSGCIFCDPVFQDLVELKHAAMRHPMHRGGQGKRQGRGRGKGRRPGGRLNPKKPKDKMAALAAYFV